Proteins encoded together in one Temnothorax longispinosus isolate EJ_2023e chromosome 5, Tlon_JGU_v1, whole genome shotgun sequence window:
- the Unc80 gene encoding protein unc-80 homolog isoform X4: protein MDKRRSMDGGTQEYPLPIPVQMFLWRHIRPFIRAKLGKLHEASCTFCQHAPGHHEMKEACTCLERVLVQDLHNDLTPSLSEILRSVPRWRLIQAALPYVLHATASLLHNRKDFQTLGTMETTLLYILHWILLDSAEECAENEPDQSNPFFYLFPIPTMTLFVYLFAPLCNHLKDIDFKTNLRLENGLKVWSAMYECRHPEATCFTAHCRAKPRIYWSQSFKSAKHHMLSDDVFVGGNVESPPSQSTSDQSAPLPSKVIEEDQGTWLSSPKDTVFPETIPEESSGAEDEHVVIFRLPSLSESERMLDGVKEVSTIFAGEASIFHVAMGRTTSSSRSTIEQFTIEQVTAISGLDTCKQYHEKATKTGGTDKEKEEKISKTEKETQETSKTRGSFSVQRQSAEATTTEHTASSTIIDSDVRAATFLDVATLRCLFVPQWQEEGVHWALQFFYYRLRRINEETSVQQMPRRRSNSLPIPKIEVSIYQSPESKKKDVSKDLIEVPDPRDTSLVATHESESRHTRRASEKTKKRMKMADLKVFVETKLLSKSEKALEKIGQDEPKMLFEQERHTSLDTGEDHLTSRRTSASSKIFEAKDIDYMKHPTNLIKGKSMPSLSCLINELTAGGYLGDTRIERKQSRFYSQSYTAPNPIITVTEHTPTPSPDYMKRQGSIDSQLDVISVQGPGRLCSERKPSLTRSQTDSNITYMSDEVPEAPGSACYITKEGDVDLQVVLKAIHFVALRDNTTCTPRVCEIMLNLMELLMDMGVMKHCLREEAVGSNAGSGTGIDNKSETGKKQDSPTELHQEHRYDSSGKDKPTAHNLLMNCVIRVLRHLGCPHGCLDGVRGPQADICRSQGQTILTKLHRASSRQFSRFLRTMMREQPLTEILDFFHAYVGYCVDPSSLLSPLNQKRMSGKSPDVATQSGYATNFGAGTIGAGTGGSGVGTSSGSGGNVIGTASGVATSYNAGGYGTRGIEGQIMTCVFKVLVTRLIGSTKQLKAQENISLYCDVRQLMTYVKEAHGGIFRRVALSGILDSADRPNKRCNSNMQTTRVIRHMHQSDLEEHADIGGDTCFTVDDRGTRKFLFKKRSTSSTCAAGSNLQSLLETELSEDNVKISQSPLGNLRKKHHVLTPRQSERNLGIGEPSLGPRKSTRFQIGGIVNWFRKEYSRTDSTDSHESSESPTDGSFVRQPSFHYGHHRSASRTGRGVGITLQKAKRRMEDQLNKIGFGKSKKKESMEETPGNYFSRKNSMELGEACRESEFVVLKERRLVPRTAVFEGMLRFSFLLETCQPGSVPDPHLMASLLDLPYAPVVSRACLILECAHLVHQCNKGHWPAWMKHNFPMFRPSVPINSRNASTALRRVHILQRTAGKLFYQWAEAIGARLEEFLTEDKQNMEQVTSIVSDESKQRELILEDEEEDFLDDASINNYGSQCPFALRLVACVLLLEVTAFLRETYQTLPKSSKLLTKERHPPWERMYSREANRRWSVALSSMGHSQASAQSLQSIAGDREVVAERKISFVLYEPDNESEGSSKSNVTIQGEEAQNIEKEKAKRMQAVHPQSRPFLLRRSTASAATGSFKKRSLKLRRNTKEGKDTECEAYTVKRADSIQSKRKVSSLSDRSDTSEPGAGGEVSGDESPGILSDDQPPESPSDSNETDETNKNFPWMKVLVQFANSFNFYCSHQNFCHPFCHRRQMRASSRLIKSVKKIYGEEFGILNGTGLLDIDTDKKDDKKDKRSRKVSDQTSTQVSPIRRKDSVGRKYKIEKNLDGSQSGRSTQRDSSKDLVDQDSERGKESLRRVTTKYTVEEEKDKEPPPVLKYIRTQVKDAFHAPLATLIKGAVVMTEDLFVEVLPVAWELLLESNQEVAASAAALFIVSAVRAPNQASDLMHKGLQHNNTSVRINAILRFQVLWKLRYQVWPRMEEAAHLTFKVPPPGIEFTLPSPKIGIESLPVVDPPWMPQVKTKVEEVTINQEHHRSLVTATKTRKKQQTELITKALQAQDDKKREERENFLITTIPITVQAAYEPSPVGDDHDEGDEDAADTVPRNTQTHHAQSALSLFPSSLCSAIVQIINLLDDPAVSDDGNAVYEVAYQVIWSCLVEDSALFLRYVLERLTREKQELMFKILRHLIRFVPKLPQQAAFALYNYIIGYVMFYVRTPHEEGQKLIGTALSILWMVVHSVHGIMFKDLKQILRKEQCDASILLTANVPSAKKIIVHGPQDPDAGEIPSQFPVAEDTQFCQILRESLDFFGVEETKHHEYFLVDYKTHQIHNPSSYVRDYYFFKRSQFPQIELVHMKPEDAFNALQRQELVHKFVEIGKVLLTWAILKNVDMVVQRVVFLHEELMKLPSFPRKALEADLDLYKGGEIGRELLGLDVMHKFMWVRLIARMFEAMAGNFAYSGDIHLFLNVLNGAVIIHSEDSCILRYVIATYINAAHNFKNIFSTNGYLLIMPTLLQLYSTHQTNKLVTTTVEYAVKQFYLMNRKPFILQMFGSVSTILDTDMISVHGEAHKVPATCLFNLLLSLETPSPDPLNIGELVKEEKPLKAIDFCYHDENEMVDVLDCISLCVMVIAYAPDSIRGQQMLTILEAILPCYVQQIQLPTYNKEGKTEKEIINQLAIAVRTLVNNSEALTKYYNGPQKSSPEHKGSSQRNYGKGPYSPGFDFEDDTHTKYMEHSKARHFYDRDEDFHKNEFRRPRDTLLNMVGDFVARCSARLAELNKKSQDGKTIELLDSKCHVRLADIAHSLLKISPYDPVTMGCRGLKRYMNDILPSTEWAADEMRPALTLILRRLDKTFSKIHKKPSIRRNTDWVAASDLLRGVYETLSKSPYIAHFQYLKTLLSTCQALIVGDNLSEDLTSASTAALMSKLPVPLPPPQFCSTVLRLIALHVISFGEGYSLENVLGGQNMFATQTRTENALLNLLIPLFLRVGTGRKDVPKLKQSDISFALTTVLNALWPPGAKPIPLTMQRPPTDTRTGSITFTARDPKALTKTSLTLYQVAFLALKIMTICFETELRTEWRIILRAMRLLNKRNEASTYLWNFIEFIVTHRTALYIQMLPFIVYKIGQAPISEHERNMHTIIREKINGSSTTVPKSRGALLMDLIHELKNLKQEIENRRCDEMQPEPKRSVVDMHPITEGQPRTQRPSLLMDLLTGDLGSRAHMNRTPAETPVSHSTAAQSHSTQSNTSSTVKTTHPTQVTAPPNGTRIGGSLSSTSAGSATLREVSETIAGETGAEQPPSTTDRFQSSSTSDERNHVKLHSILPHQKAPKLRFVSSVEFRNSSGETMTGQLSPSSPTEDSSGELRTDRPRLQRSMGQSKKTFRLRKSRKSHIETTQMKLEPLDTAIAEQSTSQPKATMQVSSTVDPLSSNIPSNSSSIRSRRSLSIRKSDGDKNSNAPADQQQFHGAAHQHHHCHYFHHQHVHPQVSDVSWDEDTSSTSGYRESYSMQIVSLDGANARSGQAPPLASPDLNDMPSTSSTTTNYIAFDGSSPDCSINGSGGEKTALLTSSQRTTSQHSLLMVFPNQDEDTLI from the exons ATGGATAAAAGGCGATCTATGGATGGAGGAACGCAGGAGTATCCGTTGCCTATTCCGGTTCAGATGTTCCTTTGGCGTCATATAAG gcCATTTATTCGAGCTAAACTAGGAAAACTTCACGAAGCATCTTGCACG TTCTGTCAACACGCGCCAGGCCATCAT GAAATGAAGGAAGCGTGCACG TGCCTTGAAAGAGTTTTAGTGCAGGATCTTCATAATGATCTGACACCCTCGTTGAGCGAGATATTAAGAAGCGTGCCACGCTGGCGTTTGATTCAAGCCGCTCTTCCTTACGTTCTCCATGCTACGGCCAGTCTCTTACACAATAG GAAGGATTTTCAGACCCTCGGCACGATGGAAACGActcttctttatattcttcacTGGATACTCTTGGATTCAGCTGAAGAGTGCGCCGAGAACGAGCCCGATCAGTCAAAtccttttttctatttgtttccGATACCCACCATGACT CTCTTCGTTTATCTATTTGCACCTTTGTGCAATCACTTAAAGGACATTGACTTCAAGACGAATTTACGATTGGAGAATGGCCTAAAAGTATGGTCTGCCATGTACGAATGCCGACATCCAGAGGCAACATGTTTCACAGCGCATTGTCGTGCTAAACCGCGCATTTATTGGAGTCAATCTTTTAAATCTGCCAAGCATCACATGTTGTCGGATGATGTTTTTGTTGGAGGAA ATGTCGAAAGTCCACCTAGCCAATCAACTTCGGATCAAAGTGCTCCGCTACCTTCGAAAGTAATTGAAGAAGAT CAGGGTACTTGGCTGTCGTCACCAAAGGATACGGTTTTCCCGGAAACGATCCCCGAGGAAAGCTCTGGCGCGGAGGACGAGCACGTG GTAATATTTAGATTACCATCTTTGAGTGAATCAGAGAGAATGCTTGACGGGGTAAAAGAAGTTTCCACCATATTCGCA GGCGAGGCCAGCATCTTTCACGTCGCGATGGGCAGGACAACGAGCTCCTCGAGATCTACGATAGAACAGTTTACGATAGAGCAAGTCACGGCAATTTCTGGATTGGACACGTGCAAACAGTATCATGAAAAAGCTACGAAAACCGG AGGTACGGAcaaggagaaagaggaaaaaatttctaagacGGAGAAGGAAACGCAAGAAACTTCGAAAACACGCGGAAGTTTCTCGGTGCAACGTCAATCGGCTGAGGCAACTACAACCGAGCACACCGCCAGTTCTACGATCATCGATTCGGACGTTCGCGCGGCAACCTTTCTGGACGTGGCCACTTTGAGATGCCTGTTCGTACCTCAATGGCAGGAGGAAGGTGTTCATTGGGCTCTTCAATTTTTCTACTACCG GCTACGAAGAATCAATGAAGAAACCTCAGTGCAACAGATGCCGCGTCGCCGGAGCAATTCCTTGCCCATACCGAAAATCGAAGTCTCGATTTATCAGAGCCCCGAGAGTAAAAAGAAGGACGTATCGAAGGACTTAATAGAGGTGCCCGACCCGCGCGACACTTCTTTGGTAGCGA CCCACGAAAGCGAATCGCGACATACCAGACGTGCCAGCGAGAAAACGAAGAAGCGCATGAAGATGGCCGATCTCAAGGTCTTTGTGGAAACAAAACTTCTCTCGAAATCGGAGAAGGCACTTGAGAAAATTGGCCAGGATGAACCCAAGATGTTGTTCGAGCAG GAACGTCATACAAGTCTTGATACCGGAGAAGATCATTTGACCTCGAGACGAACCTCGGCCAGTTCAAAGATTTTTGAGGCGAAGGACATCGATTACATGAAGCATCCTACAAATCTAATCAAAGGGAAGAGTATGCCGAGTTTAAG CTGCTTGATTAACGAGCTGACCGCGGGAGG GTACCTCGGCGATACTCGCATCGAGAGAAAACAGAGTCGGTTTTACAGTCAATCCTACACCGCGCCGAACCCTATTATCACCGTCACGGAACACACGCCAACTCCATCCCCCGATTACATGAAGCGTCAG GGATCCATCGACAGTCAATTAGATGTTATCAGCGTCCAAGGCCCAGGTCGTTTGTGTTCCGAGAGAAAACCTAGTCTCACGAGGTCCCAGACGGACTCTAACATCACTTACATGAGCGACGAGGTGCCGGAAGCTCCGGGCTCCGCGTGTTACATCACCAAGGAGGGTGATGTTGATCTTCAAGTCGTCTTGAAG GCGATACACTTCGTTGCTTTGCGAGATAACACCACCTGCACGCCGCGAGTCTGCGAGATTATGCTGAACTTGATGGAACTCTTGATGGACATGGGGGTGATGAAGCATTGCCTTCGAGAGGAAGCCGTCGGCAGTAACGCAG GATCCGGTACGGGGATCGACAATAAATCGGAAACGGGGAAGAAACAGGATTCGCCAACAGAATTACATCAGGAACATAGATACGATTCGAGCGGCAAGGACAAGCCGACCGCTCACAATCTTCTCATGAATTGCGTGATCAGAGTGTTGAGGCATCTAGGCTGCCCGCACGGTTGCTTGGACGGGGTGCGCGGGCCTCAGGCTGATATCTGTCGCTCCCAGGGCCAGACTATCCTGACAAAACTGCATCGCGCGAGTTCCCGTCAATTCTCGCGATTCCTACGAACGATGATGCGAGAGCAACCGCTGACGGAGATCTTGGACTTCTTTCACGCGTATGTCGGATACTGCGTCGATCCGAGTTCATTGTTGTCACCGCTTA ATCAGAAAAGAATGTCGGGAAAATCGCCCGACGTGGCCACCCAAAGTGGATACGCGACGAACTTCGGCGCCGGCACGATTGGTGCTGGAACCGGTGGAAGCGGAGTCGGTACCTCGAGCGGAAGCGGTGGCAACGTCATCGGAACAGCGAgcggcgtcgcgacgtcgTACAATGCCGGTGGTTACGGGACGCGCGGTATCGAGGGACAGATCATGACCTGCGTCTTCAAGGTCTTGGTCACGCGTCTCATCGGTTCCACGAAGCAGTTGAAGGCGCAAGAGAACATCAGCCTCTACTGCGACGTGCGACAGTTGATGACATACGTCAAGGAGGCGCACGGTGGCATTTTCCGACGGGTGGCTTTAAGTGGAATCCTAGACTCCGCGGATCGACCGAATAAACGATGTAACAGCAACATGCAGACAACACGTGTCATAAG ACATATGCATCAATCGGATTTAGAGGAACACGCGGACATTGGAGGAGACACGTGTTTCACCGTTGACGACAGAGGCACGCGAAAATTCCTCTTTAAGAAAAGGAGCACATCATCCACTTGcgct GCGGGATCGAACTTGCAGAGTCTCCTCGAGACAGAATTGAGCGAGGACAACGTGAAGATTAGTCAAAGCCCGTTGGGTAATCTGCGCAAGAAACATCACGTATTGACACCCAGGCAGAGCGAACGCAATTTAGGTATCGGCGAGCCTTCTCTGGGACCGCGGAAATCGACGCGATTTCAAATTGGCGGTATCG TTAACTGGTTCCGGAAGGAGTACAGTCGGACCGATTCTACCGATAGCCATGAAAGTAGCGAGTCGCCCACAGACGGCAGCTTTGTTAGGCAACCCAGCTTCCATTACGGTCATCATCGCAGCGCGTCCCGGACTGGTCGCGG GGTTGGTATAACTCTGCAAAAGGCGAAACGTCGGATGGAAGATCAGTTGAATAAGATCGGTTTTGGAAAGagcaagaagaaagaaagcaTGGAAGAGACGCCCGGAAACT ATTTCAGTCGAAAGAATTCCATGGAGCTCGGCGAGGCTTGCAGAGAATCCGAATTTGTTGTACTGAAGGAGAGAAGATTGGTACCTCGCACCGCGGTATTTGAAGGAATGTTACGATTCTCCTTTCTCCTGGAGACCTGCCAGCCAGGCTCTGTTCCCGATCCTCATCTGATGGCGTCGCTTCTGGACCTT CCATACGCGCCGGTAGTATCTCGCGCTTGCCTGATCCTGGAATGCGCACATTTAGTGCATCAGTGCAACAAAGGCCACTGGCCCGCATGGATGAAACACAATTTTCCCATGTTTCGACCGTCGGTGCCGATAAACAGTCGGAACGCCTCCACTGCACTTAGACGCGTTCATATATTACAACGCACCGcgggaaaattattttatcaatggGCAGAG GCTATAGGGGCACGTTTGGAAGAATTCTTGACCGAGGATAAGCAAAATATGGAGCAGGTAACCAGCATAGTATCCGATGAAAGCAAACAGAGAGAGTTGATTCTGGAAGATGAGGAGGAAGATTTTCTTGATGACG ctagcataaataattatggatCCCAATGTCCCTTCGCGTTACGTCTCGTCGCTTGCGTTCTGCTACTGGAAGTGACGGCGTTTCTGAGAGAGACTTACCAAACTCTACCGAAGTCGAGCAAACTGTTGACGAAGGAACGTCATCCGCCTTGGGAAAGAATGTACAGTCGAGAAGCAAATCGACGATGGAGCGTGGCTTTGTCATCCATGGGCCATTCACAGGCATCCGCGCAGAGTCTTCAATCTATAGCCGGCGATCGCGAAGTTGTCG CGGAGCGCAAAATCAGTTTTGTCCTCTACGAACCTGATAATGAGTCTGAGGGAAGCAGCAAATCGAATGTTACGATTCAAGGTGAGGAAGCCCAGAATATCGAAAAGGAGAAAGCGAAGAGGATGCAGGCAGTGCATCCTCAAAGTAGACCATTCCTCCTTCGTCGCAGTACTGCCAGCGCTGCAACTGGTTCGTTTAAGAAAAGAAGCCTTAAACTTCGTCGCAATACTAAAGAGGGCAAGGATACGGAGTGCGAAGCAT ATACGGTTAAACGGGCCGATTCGATTCAATCCAAGAGGAAAGTGAGCTCGCTCTCTGACAGAAGCGACACATCCGAACCCGGTGCCGGCGGCGAGGTCAGTGGCGATGAATCGCCAGGTATTCTCAGCGACGATCAACCACCGGAGAGTCCGAGCGACAGCAACGAGACCGACGAAACCAATAAGAATTTCCCGTGGATGAAGGTGCTCGTGCAATTCGCCAAttccttcaatttttactGCTCTCATCAGAACTTTTGCCATCCCTTCTGCCATCGACGACAAATGCGAGCTAGCAGCAGATTAATAAAATCGGTGAAGAAGATCTATGGGGAGGAATTTGGTATACTGAACGGTACGGGTTTGTTGGACATTGACACTGATAAGAAGGACGACAAAAAGGACAAACGCAGCCGCAAAGTATCTGACCAAACTAGCACGCAGGTGTCGCCTATTCGAAGGAAAGACAGCGTGGGACGCAAGTACaa gatagaaaaaaatctggATGGTTCTCAATCCGGCCGATCAACTCAAAGGGATTCCTCGAAAGATCTCGTAGATCAGGATTCTGAAAGAGGCAAGGAATCCTTGAGAAGGGTCACAACAAAGTATACTGTTGAGGAGGAGAAAGATAAAGAGCCACCACCGGTCTTGAAATACATAAGGACTCAAGTGAAAGATGCTTTTCACGCACCTTTGGCTACTTTAATCAAAGGGGCGGTCGTCATGACGGAAGATTTGTTCGTGGAAGTGCTGCCTGTTGCGTGGGAGCTCTTATTAGAATCCAATCAAGAAGTCGCCGCATCAGCCGCGGCACTTTTTATAGTATCAGCCGTACGGGCACCAAACCAGGCGAGCGATCTGATGCACAAGGGTCTTCAACATAACAACACTAGTGTGCGCATCAACGCAATTTTGCGATTTCAAGTTCTGTGGAAATTACGATACCAAGTGTGGCCGCGGATGGAGGAGGCGGCTCACTTAACTTTCAAAGTACCTCCGCCAGGAATAGAATTCACTTTGCCGTCACCGAAGATCGGAATTGAATCTTTACCGGTGGTCGATCCGCCCTGGATGCCCCAGGTCAAAACCAAAGTGGAGGAGGTCACTATCAATCAGGAACATCAT aGATCTTTGGTGACCGCGACGAAGACGCGGAAAAAACAACAGACCGAACTGATCACGAAGGCTCTTCAGGCACAGGACGATAAGAAgcgggaagagagagaaaattttctaattacgACGATACCGATTACCGTACAAGCCGCTTACGAACCGAGCCCAGTAGGAGATGATCACGATGAAG GGGACGAAGACGCAGCTGATACTGTTCCAAGGAATACTCAAACTCATCACGCCCAGTCAGCTCTCTCGTTGTTTCCGTCATCACTGTGTTCAGCGATCgttcaaattattaatctcTTGGACGATCCAGCAGTTTCTGACGATGGAAACGCGGTATACGAAGTGGCATATCAG gTAATCTGGAGTTGTTTGGTGGAAGATAGCGCTTTGTTTCTTCGATACGTGCTGGAGCGTCTCACAAGAGAGAAGCAAGAGTTGATGTTCAAGATTTTAAGACATCTTATCAGATTTGTGCCGAAATTGCCGCAACAGGCTGCGTTCGCGctgtacaattatattattggatATGTTATGTTTTACGTGCGCACTCCGCACGAGGAGGGCCAAAAATTAATTGGCACCGCGTTGTCAATCCTGTGGATG GTGGTGCACAGTGTACACGGCATTATGTTTAAAGATCTAAAGCAAATCCTGCGGAAGGAACAGTGCGATGCGTCGATCCTACTTACGGCGAATGTTCCGTCAGCGAAAAAAATCATCGTTCACGGCCCACAGGATCCTGACGCCGGAGAAATACCCTCGCAGTTTCCGGTTGCGGAGGACACGCAATTTTGTCAGATACTTCGAGAGTCCTTGGACTTTTTCGGCGTCGAAGAAACAAAGCATCACGAGTATTTCCTCGTGGATTACAAGACGC ATCAAATACACAATCCATCATCGTATGTTAGAgactattatttctttaagaGATCTCAATTCCCACAAATCGAACTCGTTCACATGAAACCGGAGGATGCGTTCAATGCGTTGCAACGCCAGGAACTGGTGCATAAATTCGTAGAAATAGGAAAGGTGCTATTGACCTGGGCGATCCTGAAGAATGTCGATATGGTAGTACAAAGAGTTGTGTTTCTTCACGAAGAGCTCATGAAGCTACCGTCGTTCCCGCGAAAAGCGCTAGAAGCAGACTTGGATCTCTACAAAGGTGGCGAAATTGGAAGA gAACTTCTTGGGTTGGATGTGATGCATAAATTTATGTGGGTGAGGCTGATCGCGCGCATGTTCGAGGCCATGGCCGGCAATTTCGCGTATTCCGGTGATATACATCTCTTTTTGAACGTCCTGAATGGCGCCGTGATTATTCACAGCGAGGATTCCTGCATTCTACGCTATGTCATTGCGACCTACATAAACGCAGCgcataatttcaaaaatatcttctCGACAAACGGTTACTTGTTGATCATGCCGACCTTACTGCAACTATACTCAACGCATCAGACGAACAAGCTCGTGACGACCACCGTTGAATATGCCGTCAAGCAATTTTATCTCATGAACCGTAAACCCTTCATTCTACAGATGTTTGGCAGTGTCTCTACTATATTAGATACGGATATGATAAGCGTCCATGGCGAGGCTCATAAG GTTCCAGCTACGTGCCTgtttaacttattattaagTTTGGAAACTCCGTCGCCGGATCCACTCAATATAGGAGAATTAGTGAAAGAAGAGAAGCCTTTGAAAGCGATAGACTTTTGTTATCACGATGAAAACGAAATGGTCGACGTACTCGATTGTATATCTCTCTGCGTGATGGTAATAGCTTACGCACCTGACTCGATCAGAGGCCAACAAATGCTG ACAATATTAGAAGCGATACTGCCGTGCTACGTTCAGCAAATCCAACTACCCACGTACAATAAAGAAGGcaaaacagagaaagagataataaATCAGTTAGCGATTGCAGTTAGGACATTAGTCAACAATTCCGAAGCTTTGACAAA ATATTATAACGGTCCGCAAAAATCAAGTCCCGAACATAAAGGCTCCAGTCAAAGGAATTATGGTAAAGGTCCGTATTCACCGGGTTTCGATTTCGAAGACGACACTCACACGAAGTACATGGAACACTCGAAAGCTCGACATTTTTACGATCGAGACGAGGATTTTCATAAGAACGAGTTTAGAAGACCCCGCGACACCTTATTAAATATGGTCGGAGATTTTGTAGCTCGTTGTTCCGCTCGTTTGGCAGAGCTCAATAAGAAGTCTCAGGATGGAAAAACTATCGAGTTGCTGGATTCAAAATGTCACGTG cGCCTGGCTGATATCGCTCATAGTCTTCTGAAGATTTCTCCATACGATCCGGTCACTATGGGTTGCCGTGGTCTCAAACGATACATGAATGACATTCTTCCTTCAACCGAGTGGGCGGCCGACGAAATGAGACCGGCGTTAACGCTGATTCTCAGGAGATTGGATAAGACTTTCAGTAAGATACACAAGAAACCATCGATCAGAAGGAATACCGATTGGGTCGCTGCCAGTGATCTTTTGAGAGGGGTTTACGAAACTCTGTCGAAGAGTCCATACATCGCGcactttcaatatttaaagacGTTGCTGTCTACTTGTCAG gctTTAATTGTCGGCGACAATCTATCTGAAGATTTAACTTCGGCTTCCACAGCTGCTTTAATGAGCAAACTACCTGTACCACTTCCGCCACCGCAGTTTTGCTCGACGGTGTTACGTCTGATTGCTCTACACGTGATATCCTTTGGCGAGGGATATTCCCTGGAAAATGTTCTCGGTGGTCAGAACATGTTCGCTACTCAAACTCGCACGGAGAATGCCCTACTGAACTTGTTGATACCATTGTTTCTGCGCGTTGGAACTGGGAGAAAAG ACGTGCCGAAACTGAAGCAATCGGACATCTCATTTGCTCTAACGACTGTATTGAACGCACTTTGGCCGCCGGGTGCAAAACCGATACCATTGACGATGCAAAGACCACCGACGGACACAAGGACCGGTAGTATAACATTCACCGCGAGAGATCCGAAGGCTTTGACGAAAACATCGTTAACATTGTATCAGGTCGCATTTCTGG CGCTTAAAATAATGACGATATGTTTTGAAACCGAGCTGAGAACGGAATGGCGGATAATTCTACGCGCGATGCGTCTTTTGAACAAGCGCAACGAAGCTTCCACGTATCTCTGGAATTTCATAGAATTTATTGTGACGCACCGCACAGCATTGTACATTCAAATGCTTCCGTTCATCGTTTATAAAATCGGACAAGCGCCGATATCCGAGCACGAACGAAATATGCACACCATCATACGCGAGAAGATCAACGGTAGCAGTACAACCGTGCCAAAATCGCGGGGCGCGCTACTGATGGATCTTATTCACGAGTTAAAGAACCTAAAGCAGGAAATTGAGAATCGAAGATGCG ATGAGATGCAACCGGAACCTAAGAGAAGCGTGGTGGATATGCATCCGATAACCGAAGGCCAACCGCGTACTCAGAGGCCGTCTCTGTTGATGGATCTTCTAACCGGCGATCTGGGATCGAGAGCTCACATGAATCGTACGCCCGCTGAGACACCAGTGTCTCATTCCACAGCAGCTCAATCGCATTCAACTCAATCCAACACGAGTAGCACTGTTAAGACAACGCATCCCACTCAAGTAACAGCACCGCCGAACGGCACTCGCATTGGTG GATCCTTATCGAGCACCAGCGCTGGATCTGCCACTCTGCGTGAAGTGAGCGAGACAATCGCCGGGGAAACTGGTGCCGAGCAGCCGCCGTCGACGACAG ATAGATTCCAATCATCTTCTACTAGCGATGAACGTAACCATGTTAAGCTTCATTCTATCTTACCTCACCAAAAGGCGCCAAAGCTGCGCTTTGTCTCTTCCGTAGAGTTTAGAAACTCATCAG GGGAGACGATGACGGGCCAGCTAAGTCCAAGCAGTCCGACCGAAGACAGCTCCGGAGAATTACGTACCGACAGGCCTCGCTTACAACGTTCTATGGGCCAAAGCAAGAAGACCTTCCGCTTAAGAAAAAGTCGAAAGAGTCACATTGAG ACGACGCAGATGAAGTTGGAACCGTTGGATACGGCAATCGCAGAGCAATCAACGAGTCAACCGAAAGCGACGATGCAGGTGTCATCGACGGTGGATCCGCTGTCATCTAACATTCCATCCAATTCCTCGTCTATTCGTTCCAGGCGAAGTTTGTCTATTCGGAAATCGGACGGAGACAAAAACTCCAACGCGCCTGCGGACCAGCAGCAATTTCATGGTGCGGCGCATCAGCATCACCATTGTCACTACTTTCATCACCAGCATGTGCACCCTCAGGTGTCAGACGTATCCTGGGATGAAGACACGTCCAGTACTTCCGGATATCGTGAGTCGTACAGTATGCAGATCGTGTCACTGGATGGTGCCAATGCTCGTTCGGGCCAGGCACCGCCCTTGGCATCGCCGGATCTAAATGACATGCCATCCACGAGCAGCACGACCACCAATTACATAGCCTTCGACGGCAGTTCGCCGGATTGCTCGATTAATGGCAGCGGAGGCGAGAAAACCGCTCTGTTGACTTCGAGCCAGAGAACGACTTCTCAACATTCCTTGTTGATGGTCTTTCCAAATCAAGACGAAGATACGTTAATATAA